AATGAAATAAAAAAAAACGAAAATAAAAAAAAATAATGACAATAATAGCAATAAGTATAATGAATGTAGTGATAGGGATAGCAATATTAGGAGTAATATTAAGAAAGAAAATAATGCCGAACCAAAAATTTCAAAGAATATTTATATTAGGAGTACAAGGAATACTAATAGTATTAAGTGGAATAATGTTAATAGGATGTGAAGGAACGGATATAATAAATAGGATTAGTCCATATATTAATATGGTAACAGTATATAGTAATAATGTCAATATAAATATTGGTTATAGTATCGATGGGATAAGTGCAATATTTATATTTTTAACAATAATATTAATATTAAGTTGTAATTTAATAAGTATTAGAGTAATAAAAGAAAAAACCGAACAAAAATTTCAAATAATGTTATTATTAACAGAAATATTAATAATAAACTTTTTTGCAGCAACAGATTTAGTGCAATTATATATCGTATATGAAGCAACCCTAATCCCAATGGTAATAATGATAGGAGTATGGGGCTCAAGAACCGAAAAAAAAATAGCAGCATTTCAAATATTAATCTATACTTTAATCGGAAGTATATTTATGTTAATGTCAATTGGTATCTTATATAGTACATTAGGAACAACGGATTATATTATGATAAGAGAGTATATTGATGTATTACCAGAAAATGTAAGAAAACTAATATTTATAGGATTTTTTATAGGATTTGCAGTAAAAATTCCAATAGCACCATTACATTTATGGTTATTAAGAGCACATGTCGAAGCACCAACAGCAGGATCAGTATTATTAGCAGGAATCTTATTAAAATTAGGAGGTTATGGTTATATAAGATATAATATAGGATTATTTCCTGACTTATGTGAATATTATTTTCCAATAATAGGAGGAATATGTTTAATTTCAATATTATATACAGGAATAGCAACATTAACACAATTAGATGTAAAACGAATAGTAGCATATTCATCAATCTCTCATATGAATGTAATAGTATTAGGATTATTTAGTGGAGTATTACAAGGAATAGAAGGAGGAATAATATTAATGATAGGACATGGAGTAGTATCCGGAGGATTATTTTTATGTATTGGAGTAATATATGATCGATGTAAAACAAGAATAGTATATGCGTATAATAATTTAGTACATGTTATGCCAATTATGGCAATATTATTTTTTTTATTAGTCTTAGGAAATATAGCATTTCCAATCACAAGTAATTTTGTAGGTGAATTATTAATCTTTATCGGATTAATAAAAAAAAATATAATAATAGCATTTTTTAGTGCATTAAGTATGATAGTGACAGCAATTT
This Dictyostelium discoideum mitochondrion, complete genome DNA region includes the following protein-coding sequences:
- the nad4 gene encoding NADH dehydrogenase subunit 4, with product MTIIAISIMNVVIGIAILGVILRKKIMPNQKFQRIFILGVQGILIVLSGIMLIGCEGTDIINRISPYINMVTVYSNNVNINIGYSIDGISAIFIFLTIILILSCNLISIRVIKEKTEQKFQIMLLLTEILIINFFAATDLVQLYIVYEATLIPMVIMIGVWGSRTEKKIAAFQILIYTLIGSIFMLMSIGILYSTLGTTDYIMIREYIDVLPENVRKLIFIGFFIGFAVKIPIAPLHLWLLRAHVEAPTAGSVLLAGILLKLGGYGYIRYNIGLFPDLCEYYFPIIGGICLISILYTGIATLTQLDVKRIVAYSSISHMNVIVLGLFSGVLQGIEGGIILMIGHGVVSGGLFLCIGVIYDRCKTRIVYAYNNLVHVMPIMAILFFLLVLGNIAFPITSNFVGELLIFIGLIKKNIIIAFFSALSMIVTAIYSFWLYNRIFFVNEIIKREANEVISSKGQIVADMNALFLIEDVMKKKEERGIDDIGQPKEVKKEQLIYSDVNIFEFTSISLMVIMMIIIGMKPSVVEGFIAINCLELISK